The DNA segment CCGACTCCCCGAAGGCCGCCCCGGTGCTGGCGCTCATCCCGGACCAGATGCGCTGGCTGGAGGAGCAGATCGGCAGCCCCTACCCGTTCGAGACGTACGGGCTCCTGGGCGTGCCGGGCGGTTACAACAACGTCGCGCTGGAGAGCGCCACCCTGTCCACCTTCGCCGCGGACGGCCTGACGAGCGGTCCCCGCGCCATCGAGACGACGATGCTGCACGAGCTGGTCCACCAGTACTTCGGCGACGCCGTCTCCGTGCACAGCTGGGACGACATGTGGCTCAGCGAGGGCCACGCCTCGTACTACGCGTTCCGCTACATGGCGGACAAGGGCGACTCGGACGCCACCTTCGACGAGAACATCCACCGGGCCTACGACTTCGACGTCGACAACCGCCCGGTCTACGGCCCGCCCGGCCGCCCCGCGGACACGCTCGACGTCCTCGGCGGCACCAACGCCGGCGGCTGCGTGATGCTCGACGGCCTGCACCGGATGGTCGGTGACGCCACCTTCCGGGCGATCGAGCACACGTTCTTCGAGAAGTACCGGGGCAGGTCGGCGGCGACCCAGGACTACATCGACGTCGCGAACGCGGTCTCCGGCAAGGACCTCACCTCGTACATCAGGAGCTGGGTCTACGGGAAGACCACGCCCGTCCCCGTCGGCCACCCGGACTGGGTCACTCCCCCGCCGTCCCAGTCCCGGTCCTGACCGCCGCCGCCCGGCGGCCCTCGTCCACGACCAGGGCCGCCGGGCTCGGCGCGGGCCGGGTGCCTGGTCGCTCGCGCACCCCGGCGCACTCCGGATCCCGGCGCCACCCCCGCGCACGCCGGATCCCCGCCGCCCGCTCGTCTGGCGGGCCCCCAGGCTGCGTCGGACAATGGCGGCAGCGCGGCACGGCAGCCAGGTGCCGGTCCTCCAGGAGGCAGCTCCATGCGCCACACCAATCTCGCCGGGGAGTCGGCCGACCACCTCGCCGCGCGCGAGGAGTTGCGCCAGGCCGAGATCGAGCTGATGCGCCACCGCGAGCAGGTCGCCGAGCTGCGGCGCCGGCTGCCGCCGGGTCCCGTCGTCGACGACTACGCCTTCGAGGAGGGCCCCGCGGACCTGGACGCCGGTGACGCACCGGCGCGGACCGTGCGCCTGATCGAGCTGTTCACCGGGCCCGGCCGGGACCTCGTCGTCTACCACCTGATGTACGGCAAGGGGCAGACCGAGCCCCTGCCCGATGTGCACGATGTGGATCGACGGGTTCAACGGTGTCGCCCGCCACATCGCGCGGAACGTCGACTTCGCGGTCGTCGCCGCGGCCGGGCTGCCCGCCCTGCGCGCCCACGCCCGCGACCGGCGGTGGACGGACCTGCGCCTGCTCAGCGCCTCAGAGGGCACCTTCAAGTACGACCTGGGCAGCGAGGACGCCGAGGGCAACCAGGACTCGACGGTGTCCGTGTTCACCCGCGACGGCGACGGCCCGGTGCGCCACGCCTACTCCGCGCACCCGAGGATGGCCGACGGCATCGACCAGCGCGGCATCGACCTGCTCACCCCGGTGTGGCACATCCTCGACCTCACCCCCCGGGGCCGCGGCGACTGGTCCGCCGGCCTCGACTACTGACCGATCCGCCCCACTCATTCCAGTCCACCAATGTTGGATTGGACTTGGTTGTGGACTTCCCGGCGTCGCTACCGTCGTGCCATGAGAATTCACGTCGTCGATGCCTTCACCGACCGCCCGTTCGCCGGGAACCCGGCGGGCGTGTGCCTTCTGCCCGCCGGCCAGTGGCCGGAAGAGGCCTGGATGCAGCGGGTCGCGGCCGAGATGAACCACGCGGAGACCGCGTTCGCCCTGCCCCTGCCCGGCGGAGCCGAGGCCGACTGGGCCATCCGCTGGTTCACCCCGCGCGTCGAGGCCGAACTCTGCGGCCATGCCACATTGGCCACGGCGCACGTGCTGCGGACCGAGCGTGGACTGCTCGGAACGGTCCGGTTCAGCAGCCGGCTGCACGGCGTCCTCGTCGCGCACACCGGGGAGGAGGGCGGCGGCATCACCCTGGACTTCCCGGCCGCACCGGCCACCGCGGTCCCCGTGCCGGACGGCCTGTCCGAGGCACTGGGCACCAAGCCCGAGGCCGCGCTCCACGCCGGCACCCTCGGCGACCTGCTGGCGGTCCTGCCCGACGAGGCCGCCGTCCACGCCGTGACCCCCGACGGGGAGGCGCTGGCCGGCCTGACCCGCCGCGAGGGCCTGCGCGGCGTCGTCGTCACGGCACCCGCGGCCGGGCCCGGCTCCGGCTCCGGCTTCGGCTCCGGCTACGACTTCGTCTCCCGCTTCTTCGCGCCGGCCCGCGGCATCCCGGAGGACCCCGTCACGGGCAGCGCCCACACCGTGCTCGCCCCCTACTGGTCGGCGCGGCTCGGCCGTGACGCGCTCACCGGGCTCCAGGCGTCCGAGCGCACCGGCCTGGTCCGCACCGCCCTGGACGGCGACCGGGTCCACCTCACCGGAGACGCCGTCACGGTCCTGGACGGCACGCTGCACGTCTAGTGCCCCGACAGGGAGGCCCCAACAGGGTCACCCGTCACCCGTCCGACCAACCCGTCCGACCAACCCGTCCAACCGGCCCGTCCGAGGGCCTGGCACGACCGGACGACCGCGTCAGTCCTTGCTGTAGAGGCGGCTCGCGTGCTCGACGAGCGCGATCAGCACCTCCTTCGCCGACTCCTTCTCACGGGCGTCGCACAGCACCACGGGCGTGTCCGGATCGAGGTCGAGGGCGGCCCGCACCTCCCCCGGGGCGTAGATGTGGAAGCCGGAGAAGCAGTTGACGGCGACGATGAAGGGGATGTCGCGGCGCTCGAAGTAGTCGACGGCGGGAAAGCAGTCCTCCAGGCGCCGCGTGTCGGCGAGCACCATCGCTCCCAGCGCGCCGTTGGCCAGTTCGTCCCAGAGGAACCAGAACCGGTTCTGGCCGGGCGTGCCGAACAGGTACAGCGACAGCCCGTCCCTGAGCGTGATGCGCCCGAAGTCCATGGCGACGGTCGTCGTGGTCTTGCCCTCGACGCCGCCGAGGTCGTCCACCGGGCGGCCGGCCTCGGTGAGCTGCTCCTCGGTGCGCAGCGGGCGGATCTCGCTGACCGCCCCGACCAGGGTGGTCTTGCCCACCCCGAACCCGCCGGCCACCAGGATCTTCAGCGACAGGAAGGAGCCGGGGGCGTCCGGACGGTGGTCGTCAGAGTGCACGGAGTCCATCGATGACTTCCTTCAGGATGCCCGCATCGGGGAGTTGGGCCGGGGCGACGGGGCGGACGACGCGGATGTGCCCGGTGTCCAGCAGGTCGCCGAGGAGCACGCGCAGCACGCCCACCGGCAGGTCGCAGTCGGCCGCGATGTCGGCGACGGACCGGGGAGCGGCCCGGCACAGCGCGGTGATCGCCGCATGCTCGGGGGAGGGAGGCTTCGCGGCCTCCTCGCCGGCCTCCTCCGTCTGGACCGTCTGGACGACCGCGGCGAGGTCGAACACCTCGCTGGTCGGCCGCGCACGGCCGGAGGTCATCGCGTACAGGCGCACCAGTGGCCCGGCCTCGTCGTCGTACCACTCGGGGGTGGACGACGAGGCGTTCGGCGGGTGGGACGGCGGCACGGGCCGTCCCCTTCCGTCGCCGAACCACTGCCGGGGAGTGTCTGTCATGGCGCTCCGGTCACTCCTGGACGGCTACGGCGTCGTCCGTGCGGTACGACACCCCGAGGTGCTCGGCCACCCGCCCCACCAGCCGCGCCATCTCGTAGGCGACCACGCCCACGTCGGCGTCGGCGTCGGTGAACACCGACAGGCAGGTGCCCTCGCCGGCCGCGGCGACGAAGAGGAACCCGTCCTCCAGCTCGACCACCGTCTGCACCACCCGGCCGGCCCGGAAGTGCCTGCCGGCGCCCTTGGCGAGGCTGTGGAAGCCGGAGGCGATGGCGGCGAAGCGCTCCCGGTCGTCACGGGTCAGCTCGCCGGACGCGCCGATGGGCAGGCCGTCGCCGGAGAGCACGACGGCGTGCCTGATCTGCGGCACTTGTGAGACCAGCTCGTCCAGCAGCCAGTTGAGCTCGCCGGACGTCTCCGTCGTCGTCCCGGACATCACGATTCATCTCCCTGTGACGGTATCTCGGAATGGCCCGGATCCCGTGCGGGCGGGGGCGGCACGTTCCCTTCGGGGGTGCGGCCCGGCATCTCCCCGGCAGCGGGCTCCGTCCGTCCCCCGGCACCGTGACCGAGGTCCGAGGCCGCCTGCTCGCCGCGCAGCCATCCGGCGCGCAGCGCCGCCATGGTGGCGCGGGCGCGCTCGGGCGAGCGGGCCGTGGCCGCGGGGTCCGCGATGTGCGGTCCCGAGCGCTGCGGACGGGGCGGGGCGTCCCGCAGCTCCGGCGCGATGTTCGCCTGCCGTACCCGCTTGGGCAGCGGGGCGCCGCCCGTGGAGGACTGCCCGTTCCGCACGGGGAGTTCAGGGGCCGGGGTCTCAGCCCCCTGCGAGGTGGCCGCGTCTCCGGCGGGCGCGGCCCTGTCGACGGGTGCCGTCCCGTCGGCGGGCGCGGTCCCCTCGGCGGGCGCGGCGCCGGGCCGCGGTGCGTCGGCGGGGTCGTGGGCACCCGGCCGCGACGGTTCGGCCGGCCGGACGGCAGGCGTCCCCCGGAAAGGCGTCTCCCAGGCGGGCACCACCTCGACAGGAGCCCCCGGCGGGGGCGCCTCCTGCGGCGGATGCGCCGGAAGAATCGTTTCGTCGCCGGAGGAAACCGCGTGCCGCGTCCGCTCCGGATCGGCGGCGGGTGTCGACGGGGCCCTGGTCGGCCGCGGGGGCACCTGCCGGGGCAGGGGTCCGGCGGGTGCGGCGTGGCGCCGGCCGTTGCCCCGGCCGCCCGGGACGGGCGGGAGTTCCATGGTCGCCGGGCCGCCGGGGTCCTGTGGCCCCGCCGCCGGCGGCTGCTCCAGCAGGGTCTCGGGAACGAGCACGACGGCCGTGACGCCGCCGTACACCGACGGTTTCAGCGCGACCTGGACGCCGCGGCGGTGCGCGAGGCGGTTGACCACGAACAGGCCAAGACGGTCGGTGTCGAGCAGGTCGACCTGGGAGGCGTCCACGATCTTGCGGTTGGCCTGGTCCATGGCCTGGCGGCTCATGCCGAGGCCGCGGTCCTCCACCTCAAGCGCCAGCCCCGCGCCGACCCGTTCGCCGCGCACCTGCACCTTGGTGTTCGGGGGCGAGAAGGCGACGGCGTTCTCGACGAGCTCGGCGATCAGGTGGGTGAGGTCGGCGACGGCCGAGCCGGCCACGTGGACGTCCTCGGCGACCCGGACCTCGACGCGGGTGAAGTCCTCGACCTCCGCGACCGCCGCGCGCACCAGGTCGAGCATCGGCACCGGCCGGCGCCAGCCGCGCACGGGCGCGGCGCCGGAGAGGATGATCAGGCTCTCGGCGTGCCGCCGCATCCGGGTCGTGAGGTGGTCGAGCCGGAACAGGTCCTCCAGCTCGGTGGGGTCCTCGACGCGCCGTTCCATGGTGTCGAGCAGGTCGAGCTGGCGGTGGAGCAGCACCTGGCTGCGGCGCGCGAGTTTCACGTACACCTCGGAGATCCCGCTGAGCACCTCGGCACGCTCGACGGCGGCCTGGAGCGCGGCCCGGTGCACGGCGTTGAGCGCGGCGCCGACCTGCCCGATCTCGTCCTCGCCGCGCCGCCGCACCGGCGCCTCGGCGTCGATGTCCACCTCCTCGCCCGCGTGCAGCCGGCGCAGCGACTGGGGGAGCTTGCTGCCCGCCAGCTCCAGCGCGGAGTTGCGCATCTCGACCAGCTCGACGACGAGGCCGCGGCCGATCTGCATCGAGATCAGCAGGGAGATCAGCACGCCGACGAGGCCGAGGACCACCGCGATGCCGGACTCGCCGAGCACGTCGAGCGCGAGCGGGTCGGCCTGCTTCGCCGCCGCGGTGCTCGCCCCCGCCTCGGCCTTGTCCAGGCCCGCCAGCACGGGTCCCGCGACCTGGTCCCACGTCGCCGTGGTGGCACCGCTCGGGGCGTGGCCGGGCCCGGCGTCCTCGACCACGCGCTCCAGGGACCGCAGTTGCTCGAAGTCCCGGCCCGCCAGGACGGCGCGGTAGGCCGACGCGTCCGACGGGCGCAGGTCGTCCACGGCCGACTGGAACAGCGTCTGCTCGGACTGGGCGGCGCCGACGAAGGAGCGGTAGCGGTCCCCTGGCATCCGCCCGTCCGCCCCGGAGCTGCCGACGACGGCGTCCTCGCGGCTGATCATCTCCCGGGCGCGGGCGAGCTCCTGCACGACGCGCGCCCCCGAGGCGATCGAGGACCCCTGGCCCTGCTCGGCGACGGACGCGCTGATCCCGCTCAGCCCGCCGTCGACGGCGAAGCCGCGGTCGATGGCGTCGGTGTACCGGGTGTAGGCGTCGCCCCAGGTCGCCCTCTTCGCTGCGATCCGCTTCCGCAGTTCGGGCAGCTTGCCGGAGGCGCTGATCAGGTCGCGGGTGCGGGAGGGGAGGTCGGGGCTGAGGGTTGCGGTGTCGGTGCTGCTGGCGCTGATGCCGCGCCGCAGGGCCGCCGCGGCGGCGTCGGTGGTCTTGGCCCTGGCGCCGAGGGTGCCCAGGCGCGCCGGGTCGGGCTTCGCCAGGTAGCGGGCCGCGGCGCTGCGTTCGGCCTGCACGGCCGTGACGTAGTCACCCACCGGTTTCAGGAGGGTCGCGTTGACGTCCTTGAACCGGGTGAGGTCGGAGACGCTCTGGGCGGTGGTGACGGTGGCGAAGGCCCACAGCGCCATCAGCGAGACGACGGGGACCATCAGCAGCGCGACGATCTTCGCCCGCACGGACTGGGGGCGCAGCCGGCCCGGCAGGAGCGAGGCGGCCCCGGTGAGCGGCGGCCGCGGCGCGCGCAGCACGTGCCCCGGTCCGCCGGAGGGTGGGGGTGTCCCGTGGTCGTGGTCGTGCCTGTCCTCGGCCAACACGCGGCTTACACGCATGACTTCCTCGTTCGGTGGTGTGGCTGAGACGTGCGGGTCGGGGGGCGTCAGTCGGAGGGGAGCTCGACACCGTGCGTCTCGACGTCGTACAGGCGCCGCACGGCCGACTCGGACTCCATGCGCTGCTGGGCGGTGGGCGACAGCGCGACGAACGCGGAGGTCAGGAAGAGGAAGGAGCCCAGGACGACGGCGAGCGGGAAGATGAACTCGGTGGCCGTGGCGCCCTGGAGCTCGGCCTGCCCGGGGGCCAGCCGCACGGACACGGCGGCCATGCCGGTGTAGTGCATGCCGCTGACCGCGACGCCCATCACCAGGGAGGCACCGGCGGCGGCCGACGTGCCCTGCACGGTGAGCGCGGCCCACAGGGCGGCGGTCGCCGCGGCGACGGCGATCAGCACGGAGAGGGTCACGAGCAGCGGGGAGTACCCGACGTCGCCGTGCAGCCGCAGCGCGGCCATCCCGATGTAGTGCATGGCGGCGACACCGAGCCCGGTGCCGAGGCCGCCGAGCAGGACGGAGCGGGTGCGCGAACGCCCGTAGCCCGCCGTGAAGACGCCGGCTCCGACCACGAGGATCGCGACGAGCAGGCTGAGCACGGTCAGCGGGACGTTGTAGCGGATGGCGGAGCCGGAGACGCTGAAGCCGAGCATGGCGACGAAGTGCATGGTCCAGATGCCCGAGCCGATGGCGAGGGAGGCCATGGCCAGCCAGTTGCGCCGGCTCGTCCCGGTCGCGGCGAGAGCGCGGACCATGCAGCGCAGGCCGAGCGCCCCGCCGACGCACGCCATCGCGAACGACAGCAAGGGCGTCAACCACCCGTAAGTGAAGTGATGCATACCTCCCACGGGGCTTCCTCTCTCGCCTGGTTGATTCAGGCGACGGACACTAACACAGGAATTTCACATCCATTTGGAGCTCCTCCGTTTTCAGCAGCGGGAGAACACGATTACTCACCGGTATACCGCAAGTAACTGAGAAACCATCACTTTTATAAAGCCCTGACCCCGCCTACCGCCCGAGCATCAAATCTCCCTGAGCGAAGGCCAGTTGGCGACGCGATCCGCGGCCACCGCCCCACTTCCCCGAATCCGCTCGGCGCTTTCTGACGAGCCGTCCGAGACGGCCCCCAGAGGGCTGGGCCAAGGCTCCCGGTCGCCTCCGGTGGGTTATCGGAAAACGACGCAGGGTTGCGTCAGCAATATGCCGTGGTTTACGGCGTGCACGACATGCCATGTTTTATGGGGAATACACAAAAGATCTGTTGAACGGGCCCCCGGATGCGGGTGTCTCATCCCCGGACGTCCCGATGGCCCGTCACATGCCGGAAGACCCGCGCACCCGCCGGTCACGGGGCGCGAAGAAGTGCAGGTCGGCCTGCCGAAGTTATCGACACGGGCGTCCGTAAGGCAGACCTAAGTCGCCTTCCGTTCCGAGAACGTTCAATCGGGCGCCCCTGCCCGCGCCAGGTGCCGATCCTTAGGGTCCTTGAGGATTTCGAAAGAAGGGACTCATGGACACACTCCGCGCAATCCGGGCTCGCGGGATCACCAAGTCTTTCGGCGACGTCGTCGCACTCGACGGCATCGATCTGGATGTGTCGCAGGGGCAGATCCACGGCCTGGTCGGGCCCAACGGCGCCGGCAAGACCACACTGCTCGGCCTCCTGCTGGGTCTGGCCGTCGCCGACGGCGGCAGCCTCGAGATCCTGGGCACGCCGCTCGGGCGGGCGCTCGCCGCTCCCGACTCGGTCGCCGGCTTCGTGGACGGTCCCGGCCTCTATCCCTCCCTCACCGCCAGGCAGAACCTCGCCGCGCTCGCCGCCCTCCGCGGCGGTGCGCAGACGGCGGGGATCGACGCCGTGCTCGACCAGGTCGGGCTCACCGACGTCGCCGACGACCGCGCCCGCGGCTTCTCCCTCGGTATGCGGCAGCGGCTCGGGCTCGCCGCCGCGCTGCTGACCCAACCCCGGCTGCTGGTACTCGACGAGCCGTCGAACGGCCTCGACCCCGCCGGCAAGCGGCACGTGCACGGCGTCCTCACCCGCCTCGCGGCGGAGGGGACCACCGTCGTGCTGTCGAGCCACCGCATGGACGACCTTGAGGCGCTCTGCTCCGAGGTCACCATCCTCTCCACCGGACGGATCGTCTTCACCGGGCCGGTGGACAAGCTCGCCGCCGAGAACCGTGAACTCGACTACCGGCTGATCACCTCCGACGCGGCGGGCGCCCGCCGCGTGGCCGCCGAGGCACCCGGTATCCGGGTCGTCGAGAACACCGCGGCACGGCGCGACACCGAGGCGCTCTTCGTGCGCGCTCTGGTGCCCGCCGTCGACGAGCTGGTGGTGCGGCTCGTGCAGGAGGGCATCGCGCTGCGCGAGCTCTCACCCGTGGTCTCGCCGCTGGAGGCCGCGTTCCTCGCCCTCACGGACCATCCCCCACTGCCTGCGGGGCGTGGGCGGTACCCCCAGGAGGACGGCCGATGACCGCGACCATCGCCGGCGAACGCCCCACCGTCGACGACGGCCAGGCCGGCCGGGCCCGGCCCGTGTCGGTGGCCCGCGGCTACCGCTTCGAGCTGGTCAAGCTCGTCTCGCAGTGGCGGGTCCGGCTGCTGGTGCTCGCCTGCTGGATCGTTCCGGCGCTCTTCGTCGCCGGAGTGAGCCAGCAGAGCACGCTGCCCGTCGACACCCTCTTCGGCCGCTGGATGCTCGCCACGGGGTGGGCCGGGCCGCTGGTGATGCTCGGGTTCGCGGGCCTCTACGCGCTCCCGCTGCTGACCTCGCTGGTCGCCGGCGACGTGTTCGCCTCCGAGGACCGGCTCGGCACCTGGCGCCACCTGCTCGTGGCGGTCCGCTCGCCCCGGCGGATCTTCGTGGCGAAGGTGTCCGCCAGCCTCACCGTCATCGTGCTGCTCGTGGCCGGTCTCGCGGTCTCCAGCGTGGTCGGCGGCGTGCTGGCGATCGGCGGCCACCCGCTGGTGGGCCTCGACGGGCACCTGCTGTCGTCGGGCGACGCCGCCGGCCGGGTCGCACTCGCCTGGCTCAGCGCGCTCGCCCCGACCCTGGCACTCGCCGGGATCGGCCTGCTCGGATCCGTCATGCTGGGCCGGTCCCCGATGGGACTGCTGCTGCCCGCGATCGTCGCGCTCGCGATGCAGCTCCTCCAGATGCTGCCGCTGCCCGTCGCCGTGCGGCTCGCCCTGCCCGGCTACGCCTTCATCTCCTGGAACGGCCTGTTCACCAGCCCGGCGCAGCTCGGCCCGCTGCTGATCGGCGTCGCCGTCAGCCTGGTGTGGGCCGTGGTCGCGACCGCGCTGGCCTACGTGCTGTTCATGCGCCGCGACTTCACCGACCTGAGCTACGACGGCTCCGGCCGCCGCGCGCTCACCGCCGGCATCCTGCCGCTCGCCGGACTGCTCGTCGTCACCGTCGCGGTCGTCGCGCCGGCGACCGGGATCCCGCCCCTGTCGGGCTCGGGGATCGAGCAGGACAAGGTGCAGAGCTCGGTCGCCACGGCGTTCTCCCACCTCTACCGCATGCAGACTCAGCAACTCCACCGCCCTGCGGTCACCGAGGCCCAGCTGAAGTCCTCGGCCGCGTGCACCAAGGGCGGCCAGGACGACGGCGAGGGCGCCGGCAACGACTGGCGCTGCGTCGTCTCCTGGCATCTCCCCGGCGTCAAGGCCACCGGGCAGGCGATCTATCAGCTTGACGTCACCCCGGACGGGCGGTTCATGGCCGATGGCGATGGACCGAAGGAAGTGAACGGCTACTTCCTGGTGCGGACCCCCGAGGGGGACGCACCGAACCCGCTCTGGCAGTTCGACGGCAACGTCGAGCTGCTTCCCACCTCGAAGGGATAAGCAATGCAGGTAACACGCCGCCGCAGGCGTGACGAGAAGGGCGACTCGGGCCTTCTCGGCAGACGGCTCGGCCGCCGGATACCCGTGGTCACGGCAGGCATCTCCGCCATCGGCCTGGTGGCAGCCGGCACGGCCATCGCCCAGACGGACACGTTCGGCAGGGAGCAGGTCGGCCAGGTCACCAAGAACGGGCAGGTCGTCTCCGCCGACCAGTACATCGCCCCCTACGGTGACCGCCTGACCATCGACAACGGCAAGATCATGTCGTCGACGGTCAGCCCGGACGGCAAGCACCTCGCCGCCTCGATCACCGACGGCAACGGCGCGCTGGCCATCGTCGACCTGGACGGCTGGAAGGTGCAGCAGGTCGTCAGCAACGCCGCGTCGTCCACGCCCCGCCTGGCTGGCAACGATGTCGGCCAGGAGGGCCCCACCTACTCGCCCGACGGCAAGCAGCTGTGGCTGGGCCAGACCGACGGCTACACCAAGCTGACCGTGAACGCGGACGGCACCGTCTCCGACCCGGTCTCCATCAAGATCGCGGCGGACGGCCCCAAGCACGCGCTCGTGGCCCAGCCGGTGTTCTCGGCCGACGGCTCGACCGCGTACGCCGCGGTCAACGGCCAGAACAAGGTGGTCGCGCTCGACACGGCGACCGGCGCCATCAAGCAGACCTGGTCCGTGGGCAACGCCCCGCGCGGCATGGTGCAGGTCGGCGACAAGCTCTACGTGAGCAACGAGGGCGGCCGCCCGGCGAAGCCCGGCGAAACCACGATCAACTCCTACAACACCCAGGTGCCGGCCAACCCGGTGACCGGCGCCACCACCACGGGCACGGTCAGCGTCATCAACCTGGCGAAGCCGTCCGCCGCCCCCGCGAGCATCGACGTCGGCCTGCACCCGACCGCGATGTACGCGAAGAAGGGCGCGCTGTTCGTCACCAACACGGCCACCAACGACGTGTCGGTCATCGACACGAAGAAGGACAAGGTCGTCCAGACCATCGCCACGCAGCCGTGGCCGGAGGCGTCCGTGGGCTACGAGCCCAACGCCGTGACGCTCACCGACGACGGCCACCTGCTGGTGACGCTCGGCCGCGCCAACGCGGTCGCCGTCTACAAGTACAGGAGCCCGCAGGAGCCGGTCAGCTACGTCGGCCTGCTGCCCACCGACTACTTCCCCGCGGAGATCGCCACCGTGGGCAAGCAGATCGTGGTCTCCAACACCCGCGGCATCGACGCCCGCCGCCCCACCAGCAGCGCCGGGCACGGCACCCACGACACCACCTCCAGCCTCCAGCGCTTCACGCTGCCGAGCGACAAGGCCATCAAGTCCCAGACGGCCAAGGTCTTCCAGCAGAACGGCTGGACCGACGGCTCGGTCAAGGGCAAGGGCGACATCAAGGCGAAGCCGGTTCCGGTCCCGGCGCGCCTCGGCGCACCCTCGACGATCAAGCACGTCTTCCTGATCGTCAAGGAGAACCGGACCTACGACCAGCTCTTCGGCGACATCCCGGAGGGCAACGGCGACGCGTCGCTGACCCAGTTCGGCGAGAACGTCACGCCGAACCAGCACGCGCTGGCCGAGCAGTTCGGCCTGTACGACAACACGTACGACATCGGCACGAACTCCGCCGAGGGCCACAACTGGCTGATGCAGGCCGACGACCCGGAGTACACCGAGTCCTCGGCCGGCGAGTACCTGCGCAGCTACGACACCGAGGACGACGCGCTCGGCCACCAGAAGTCCGGGTTCATCTGGTCCGGTGTCCAGGCGGCCGGCAAGTCCGTGCGCGACTTCGGCGAGTTCCAGCAGTTCCTGACCAAGCCGTCGAACGCGAGCTGGCAGAACCTGTACTGCGACAGCAAGAACATGGAGTCGACGGGGCAGCCCACCAGCATCCCGCTGGACTCGTCCTCGCCGATCCCGTCGCTCAACGACGTGTCGGTGCACGGCTTCCCGAAGTTCGACACCAGCGTCCCGGACGTCTACCGGGAGCAGATCTGGAAGCAGGACTTCGAGAAGAACGGTCCCGCGAACCTGAACATGTTCTGGCTCTCCAGCGACCACACCGGTGGTCCGGCGAGCCCGGCCGCCCAGGTCGCGGACAACGACCTCGCCGTCGGCAAGATCGTGGACGAGATCTCGCACAGCAAGTACTGGAAGGACTCGGCGATCTTCGTCGCCGAGGA comes from the Streptomyces sp. TS71-3 genome and includes:
- a CDS encoding DUF899 family protein — protein: MCTMWIDGFNGVARHIARNVDFAVVAAAGLPALRAHARDRRWTDLRLLSASEGTFKYDLGSEDAEGNQDSTVSVFTRDGDGPVRHAYSAHPRMADGIDQRGIDLLTPVWHILDLTPRGRGDWSAGLDY
- a CDS encoding PhzF family phenazine biosynthesis protein; the protein is MRIHVVDAFTDRPFAGNPAGVCLLPAGQWPEEAWMQRVAAEMNHAETAFALPLPGGAEADWAIRWFTPRVEAELCGHATLATAHVLRTERGLLGTVRFSSRLHGVLVAHTGEEGGGITLDFPAAPATAVPVPDGLSEALGTKPEAALHAGTLGDLLAVLPDEAAVHAVTPDGEALAGLTRREGLRGVVVTAPAAGPGSGSGFGSGYDFVSRFFAPARGIPEDPVTGSAHTVLAPYWSARLGRDALTGLQASERTGLVRTALDGDRVHLTGDAVTVLDGTLHV
- a CDS encoding ATP/GTP-binding protein encodes the protein MDSVHSDDHRPDAPGSFLSLKILVAGGFGVGKTTLVGAVSEIRPLRTEEQLTEAGRPVDDLGGVEGKTTTTVAMDFGRITLRDGLSLYLFGTPGQNRFWFLWDELANGALGAMVLADTRRLEDCFPAVDYFERRDIPFIVAVNCFSGFHIYAPGEVRAALDLDPDTPVVLCDAREKESAKEVLIALVEHASRLYSKD
- a CDS encoding DUF742 domain-containing protein, giving the protein MTDTPRQWFGDGRGRPVPPSHPPNASSSTPEWYDDEAGPLVRLYAMTSGRARPTSEVFDLAAVVQTVQTEEAGEEAAKPPSPEHAAITALCRAAPRSVADIAADCDLPVGVLRVLLGDLLDTGHIRVVRPVAPAQLPDAGILKEVIDGLRAL
- a CDS encoding roadblock/LC7 domain-containing protein — protein: MSGTTTETSGELNWLLDELVSQVPQIRHAVVLSGDGLPIGASGELTRDDRERFAAIASGFHSLAKGAGRHFRAGRVVQTVVELEDGFLFVAAAGEGTCLSVFTDADADVGVVAYEMARLVGRVAEHLGVSYRTDDAVAVQE
- a CDS encoding nitrate- and nitrite sensing domain-containing protein, which codes for MRVSRVLAEDRHDHDHGTPPPSGGPGHVLRAPRPPLTGAASLLPGRLRPQSVRAKIVALLMVPVVSLMALWAFATVTTAQSVSDLTRFKDVNATLLKPVGDYVTAVQAERSAAARYLAKPDPARLGTLGARAKTTDAAAAALRRGISASSTDTATLSPDLPSRTRDLISASGKLPELRKRIAAKRATWGDAYTRYTDAIDRGFAVDGGLSGISASVAEQGQGSSIASGARVVQELARAREMISREDAVVGSSGADGRMPGDRYRSFVGAAQSEQTLFQSAVDDLRPSDASAYRAVLAGRDFEQLRSLERVVEDAGPGHAPSGATTATWDQVAGPVLAGLDKAEAGASTAAAKQADPLALDVLGESGIAVVLGLVGVLISLLISMQIGRGLVVELVEMRNSALELAGSKLPQSLRRLHAGEEVDIDAEAPVRRRGEDEIGQVGAALNAVHRAALQAAVERAEVLSGISEVYVKLARRSQVLLHRQLDLLDTMERRVEDPTELEDLFRLDHLTTRMRRHAESLIILSGAAPVRGWRRPVPMLDLVRAAVAEVEDFTRVEVRVAEDVHVAGSAVADLTHLIAELVENAVAFSPPNTKVQVRGERVGAGLALEVEDRGLGMSRQAMDQANRKIVDASQVDLLDTDRLGLFVVNRLAHRRGVQVALKPSVYGGVTAVVLVPETLLEQPPAAGPQDPGGPATMELPPVPGGRGNGRRHAAPAGPLPRQVPPRPTRAPSTPAADPERTRHAVSSGDETILPAHPPQEAPPPGAPVEVVPAWETPFRGTPAVRPAEPSRPGAHDPADAPRPGAAPAEGTAPADGTAPVDRAAPAGDAATSQGAETPAPELPVRNGQSSTGGAPLPKRVRQANIAPELRDAPPRPQRSGPHIADPAATARSPERARATMAALRAGWLRGEQAASDLGHGAGGRTEPAAGEMPGRTPEGNVPPPPARDPGHSEIPSQGDES
- a CDS encoding MHYT domain-containing protein codes for the protein MGGMHHFTYGWLTPLLSFAMACVGGALGLRCMVRALAATGTSRRNWLAMASLAIGSGIWTMHFVAMLGFSVSGSAIRYNVPLTVLSLLVAILVVGAGVFTAGYGRSRTRSVLLGGLGTGLGVAAMHYIGMAALRLHGDVGYSPLLVTLSVLIAVAAATAALWAALTVQGTSAAAGASLVMGVAVSGMHYTGMAAVSVRLAPGQAELQGATATEFIFPLAVVLGSFLFLTSAFVALSPTAQQRMESESAVRRLYDVETHGVELPSD
- a CDS encoding ABC transporter ATP-binding protein, producing the protein MDTLRAIRARGITKSFGDVVALDGIDLDVSQGQIHGLVGPNGAGKTTLLGLLLGLAVADGGSLEILGTPLGRALAAPDSVAGFVDGPGLYPSLTARQNLAALAALRGGAQTAGIDAVLDQVGLTDVADDRARGFSLGMRQRLGLAAALLTQPRLLVLDEPSNGLDPAGKRHVHGVLTRLAAEGTTVVLSSHRMDDLEALCSEVTILSTGRIVFTGPVDKLAAENRELDYRLITSDAAGARRVAAEAPGIRVVENTAARRDTEALFVRALVPAVDELVVRLVQEGIALRELSPVVSPLEAAFLALTDHPPLPAGRGRYPQEDGR